The Chryseobacterium sp. 52 genome includes a region encoding these proteins:
- a CDS encoding glycosyltransferase family 4 protein, with amino-acid sequence MKEIKNVLIVTREYKCSRNPKVGGTGVFYKNLGAELVKRGIAVHVFLISKYTFDIEEEGVKIHSVKDIFKANPLLELLRSFTGKVKALEQIHFKTYLSEKKIISDKISTWIKKNHLHFDIAETHDFDGLALSIPKEIPYVIRCHGSWSVLEKYFGYKKVHKGRVFCEKAAFKNAENIITISKYNETINKSLFAIKEPKLIYNGIDEKFYRPDENAEIISKSVFFLGNVSFEKGAETLIKAFIKLKGIHPEASLHFIGNPNHYPAYIAENIQDMETRNAIHFYGNKSGAEIVQLINQAEVVCFSSKGENFSLSLLEVMAIQKPVVCSAIDSFKEIIQEPVNGLIAGEENFHEKISLIFEDDHLRNRISLNARKLVESKFGIDKMVDETVRYYEEII; translated from the coding sequence ATGAAAGAAATAAAAAATGTGCTTATTGTAACCCGGGAGTACAAATGTTCCCGAAACCCAAAAGTAGGAGGCACAGGTGTTTTTTATAAAAACCTAGGGGCAGAACTTGTAAAAAGAGGGATTGCAGTACATGTGTTTCTGATTTCAAAATACACTTTTGACATTGAGGAAGAGGGGGTGAAAATCCATTCTGTCAAGGATATTTTCAAAGCCAATCCTCTCCTTGAACTTTTAAGGTCTTTTACAGGAAAAGTAAAGGCATTGGAGCAGATTCATTTTAAAACATACCTGTCCGAGAAAAAAATAATATCTGATAAAATAAGTACCTGGATTAAGAAGAACCATCTCCATTTTGATATTGCAGAGACTCATGATTTTGATGGTCTCGCACTGTCTATCCCCAAAGAAATTCCTTATGTGATCCGGTGCCACGGCTCGTGGTCTGTCCTGGAAAAATATTTCGGATACAAAAAAGTTCACAAAGGCCGGGTCTTCTGTGAAAAAGCAGCCTTTAAAAACGCTGAAAATATTATTACCATATCCAAGTACAATGAGACGATCAACAAGAGCTTATTTGCGATCAAAGAGCCGAAACTCATCTACAACGGTATTGATGAAAAATTCTACAGACCTGACGAAAATGCAGAAATTATTTCTAAATCTGTCTTTTTCTTAGGAAATGTATCTTTTGAAAAAGGAGCCGAAACTCTCATTAAAGCTTTTATTAAACTTAAAGGAATTCATCCTGAAGCATCCCTCCATTTCATAGGAAATCCCAATCATTATCCAGCTTATATCGCCGAGAATATCCAAGATATGGAGACCAGAAATGCAATTCATTTTTATGGTAATAAATCAGGCGCTGAAATTGTACAGCTCATCAACCAGGCAGAGGTGGTGTGTTTCTCCTCCAAAGGTGAAAATTTTAGCTTATCTTTGCTGGAGGTAATGGCCATACAAAAACCTGTTGTATGTTCTGCTATAGATTCCTTTAAAGAAATCATACAGGAGCCTGTAAACGGTCTTATTGCCGGGGAAGAAAACTTCCATGAAAAGATAAGTCTTATTTTTGAAGATGATCATCTAAGAAACAGGATATCATTGAATGCCCGAAAATTAGTAGAATCGAAATTCGGCATTGATAAAATGGTTGATGAAACCGTACGTTATTACGAAGAGATTATATAG
- a CDS encoding glycosyltransferase family 61 protein yields MNAKEQIENLEEQLKALRKKYYIKSFFRKAKRLVTDFLPLDSIPSEYCTEKIKVSEKQEAELFLPKTFDAPQVSVKTPKNAIEIFALQNVLCIPNSTYFLDLKKEKIFYEKWHDDDRIIYVYNTNNLLQHSMTLAKVKNHKNVYYDEEAIFLGGTFTFNYYHFLVDILSKVEFFQHIPDAKNKLVIIDEDVQKVENLKDLLMFFLKDYKVLFLSHEKNYYQFKKLWHITSTNYAVPNIMPGEDYEAGFAKLSKSSLQYLRKTAFDNLDLTKVHIKPVKKIFISRRSQYRKYNGEEILKTAQKHGFEEVFFEDLNIHEQIYLVNNADYIIGPSGAAWTNVLFANPGAKGLSWFSSVWGDFAIFSTLAKEVNFDLYFYIYPQDYEGFHEDYRLDPEIFDRKLEQLLALTPTEVQNHP; encoded by the coding sequence ATGAATGCAAAGGAACAAATTGAAAATCTAGAAGAACAGCTTAAAGCACTTAGAAAAAAATATTATATCAAGTCTTTTTTCAGAAAAGCAAAGAGGCTTGTAACTGATTTTTTACCTCTGGATTCTATACCATCCGAATACTGTACGGAAAAAATTAAGGTAAGTGAAAAACAGGAGGCAGAGCTTTTTCTGCCCAAAACTTTTGATGCCCCTCAGGTTTCTGTAAAAACGCCTAAAAATGCTATTGAGATCTTTGCGCTTCAAAATGTATTATGCATTCCCAATTCCACCTATTTTTTAGATCTTAAAAAAGAGAAAATCTTTTACGAGAAATGGCATGATGATGACAGGATTATTTACGTATATAATACTAATAATTTACTTCAACATTCAATGACTCTTGCCAAAGTGAAGAATCATAAGAATGTATACTATGACGAGGAAGCCATTTTTCTGGGCGGAACCTTCACTTTTAATTATTATCATTTTCTGGTAGATATCCTCTCCAAAGTTGAGTTTTTCCAGCACATTCCTGATGCAAAGAATAAACTGGTTATTATAGATGAAGATGTACAGAAGGTTGAAAACCTGAAAGACCTTTTAATGTTCTTTTTAAAGGATTATAAAGTTCTATTTCTAAGCCACGAAAAAAACTATTATCAATTTAAAAAGCTGTGGCATATCACCAGCACCAATTATGCGGTCCCTAACATTATGCCGGGCGAGGATTATGAAGCCGGATTTGCTAAATTATCAAAATCATCTCTGCAATATCTCAGAAAAACAGCCTTTGACAATCTGGATCTTACCAAAGTCCACATCAAACCAGTAAAAAAAATATTTATTTCAAGAAGATCCCAGTATAGAAAGTATAATGGGGAAGAGATTCTGAAAACCGCACAAAAACATGGTTTTGAAGAAGTATTCTTTGAAGATCTGAACATTCACGAGCAAATCTATCTCGTCAACAATGCTGATTATATTATAGGGCCCAGCGGTGCAGCATGGACCAATGTCCTGTTTGCCAACCCGGGAGCGAAAGGCCTCAGCTGGTTCAGTTCTGTGTGGGGAGATTTTGCTATCTTCTCTACCTTAGCCAAAGAAGTGAATTTTGATCTTTACTTTTATATCTATCCGCAGGATTATGAAGGTTTCCATGAGGATTACCGACTGGACCCTGAAATTTTTGACAGGAAGCTGGAGCAGTTATTGGCTTTAACGCCTACAGAAGTTCAAAATCATCCGTAG
- a CDS encoding T9SS-dependent choice-of-anchor J family protein — MKLIFTGLLLFSSFFYGQFSDNFDSYPLSKTPEDWGIFRGKNDAGDDFNNWKLEGLNKDGSNQCFFVRYENSGELNEDWLVSPKIDLTDYEGNFLIFSQRNSFVGNATKYEIKISTDSQSDRDKFQTIASYNDASFGKNFSLKKINISKYDKKQIYIAFVKKDDDGNNWFIDNVLVQGKPVSEKGKSLFFPNPTSGELYTEKSVKSLQVINMDSRLLKTYSNTSSIDISDLPAGIYLLKGTYENNETFEQKIVKEN; from the coding sequence ATGAAATTGATTTTTACCGGTCTTTTATTATTCAGCTCCTTCTTTTACGGGCAGTTTTCTGATAATTTTGACAGTTATCCTCTTTCAAAAACTCCTGAAGACTGGGGTATTTTTAGAGGAAAAAATGATGCAGGAGATGATTTTAATAACTGGAAATTGGAGGGTCTGAATAAAGACGGATCTAATCAATGTTTCTTTGTAAGATATGAGAATTCCGGTGAACTCAATGAAGACTGGCTTGTGAGTCCTAAAATAGATTTAACTGATTACGAAGGTAATTTTTTAATTTTTTCACAGCGGAATTCATTTGTTGGCAACGCTACCAAATATGAAATAAAAATATCTACAGACTCTCAGTCGGATCGTGATAAATTTCAAACAATCGCATCTTATAATGATGCATCATTTGGAAAAAACTTTAGCCTGAAAAAAATCAACATTTCAAAATATGATAAAAAGCAAATCTATATTGCTTTTGTAAAAAAAGATGACGATGGCAATAACTGGTTCATAGATAATGTATTGGTTCAGGGAAAGCCTGTATCTGAAAAAGGCAAATCACTGTTTTTCCCTAACCCAACATCCGGAGAACTCTATACAGAAAAGAGCGTTAAATCTCTTCAGGTTATCAATATGGATAGCAGGCTGCTAAAAACCTACTCGAATACAAGTTCTATTGATATTTCTGATCTACCGGCAGGAATATATCTTCTTAAGGGAACCTATGAAAATAATGAGACTTTTGAACAAAAAATTGTAAAAGAGAATTAA
- a CDS encoding glycosyltransferase family 2 protein, giving the protein MNNPPLVSLIIITMNHEKFIEQACMSAISQTYPNYEIILLDNASKDRTFENAEKVLSKFGQHYKMIRNTESFGVAKNINIAVSNASGEYISLLSGDDWYTEDSLAEKVSYIQKNPVDFILSDGYKYYQTEDKTTDAYTPKEKKNVIDSLPNFFHENVSENKTSNVGTFVKTELLVKYPFDENINTEDWDMNLRLTFKGYKIGFIDKKLFYYRILSTSLSRNWKLMKDSYEKVTHKYIDYIKADKELYQKYRLKLIHFKYEILLSETDSESEKERLQTDWKKEKYRIKYKNPVLFFKLLMLKK; this is encoded by the coding sequence ATGAATAACCCGCCGCTTGTAAGCCTCATCATCATCACTATGAACCACGAAAAGTTCATCGAACAGGCCTGCATGTCCGCCATTTCGCAGACTTACCCCAATTATGAAATTATTCTGCTGGATAATGCTTCAAAAGACAGAACATTTGAAAATGCAGAGAAAGTTCTTTCAAAATTCGGACAACATTATAAGATGATCCGGAATACCGAAAGCTTTGGGGTGGCCAAAAACATTAACATAGCCGTTTCAAATGCTTCCGGAGAATACATTTCTCTTCTTTCAGGAGATGATTGGTATACAGAAGACAGTCTGGCAGAGAAAGTTTCTTATATCCAGAAAAATCCGGTAGACTTTATTCTTTCAGATGGATATAAATATTACCAGACGGAAGATAAAACAACAGATGCCTATACGCCAAAAGAAAAAAAGAATGTGATAGACAGCCTTCCCAATTTTTTCCATGAAAACGTTTCTGAAAATAAAACGTCAAACGTAGGAACATTTGTGAAAACAGAGCTTCTGGTGAAATATCCGTTTGATGAAAATATCAATACCGAAGACTGGGATATGAATCTAAGACTAACTTTTAAAGGCTACAAAATAGGATTTATTGACAAAAAGTTATTCTACTACAGAATCCTTTCCACAAGCCTTTCCCGGAACTGGAAACTGATGAAAGATTCCTATGAAAAAGTAACCCATAAATACATTGATTATATAAAGGCAGACAAAGAGCTTTACCAAAAATACAGACTGAAGCTGATCCATTTCAAATATGAAATCCTGCTTTCAGAAACAGATTCAGAATCTGAAAAAGAAAGACTGCAGACAGACTGGAAAAAAGAAAAATACAGAATCAAGTATAAAAATCCTGTTTTGTTCTTTAAACTGCTGATGCTGAAAAAATAA
- the gltX gene encoding glutamate--tRNA ligase, producing MEKVRVRFAPSPTGPLHLGGVRTALYDYLFAKNQGGEFILRIEDTDTARYVEGAEDYIEEALEWCGIIPDESPKKGGKFAPYRQSERRDIYDRYTEQILKTDYAYIAFDTPEELDAIRAEFEAKGDVFSYDNKTRNLLRNSIALPEEEVQKLLDEKTPYVVRFKMPVDRTLNLVDIIRGNSSVNTNTLDDKVLVKNDGMPTYHFANIIDDHEMEISHVIRGEEWLPSLGLHTLLYEAMNWEAPQFAHLSLILKPDVSTLINKDNIDSITKSFTEEFVMKNSGFSFDESAAMIKSFFAEVKSPRFKSMLGENDKDNEITASVKQFLKKGLSGKLSKRDGDKFGFPVFPLDFKDPATGNIAKGYRENGYLPEAFINMVSLLGWSPADDKEILTLEEMSKEFDLHKVHKAGARFSKEKSEWFNHQYIQMKSDEELLEILKNSGLDLSAVSDEKLVKIIGLMKERATFPKDIYENGEFFFKAPVSYDEKASKKAWNEETSAILGELAENLNTTEFTSEVLKQVVHDFAENKGLGMGKVMMPLRLSLVGELKGPDVPDIMELIGKEESISRINNAINNFK from the coding sequence ATGGAGAAAGTAAGAGTTCGTTTTGCTCCAAGTCCAACAGGACCTTTGCATTTGGGAGGCGTAAGAACCGCATTATATGATTATCTTTTTGCTAAAAACCAGGGTGGTGAATTTATACTTCGAATTGAAGATACAGATACAGCAAGATATGTAGAAGGCGCTGAAGATTACATTGAAGAAGCTTTAGAATGGTGCGGCATCATTCCTGATGAAAGTCCTAAGAAAGGAGGAAAATTTGCACCTTACAGACAGTCTGAAAGAAGGGATATCTATGACAGATATACTGAGCAGATCCTGAAAACAGATTATGCCTACATCGCTTTTGATACCCCTGAAGAGCTGGATGCCATCCGTGCTGAGTTCGAAGCCAAAGGAGATGTTTTCTCTTATGACAACAAAACCAGAAACCTTCTGAGAAACAGTATTGCTCTTCCTGAAGAGGAAGTTCAGAAATTGCTGGATGAAAAAACACCTTATGTGGTGAGATTCAAAATGCCGGTAGACAGAACTCTGAATCTTGTAGATATTATCAGAGGGAATTCTTCTGTGAATACCAATACATTAGACGATAAAGTTCTTGTCAAGAACGACGGAATGCCTACTTATCATTTTGCCAATATCATCGATGATCACGAAATGGAAATTTCTCACGTCATCCGTGGTGAAGAATGGCTGCCGTCTTTAGGCTTACATACTTTATTATATGAAGCCATGAACTGGGAAGCCCCTCAGTTTGCTCACCTTTCCCTGATCTTGAAACCTGATGTTTCAACATTAATCAATAAAGATAATATTGACAGTATTACAAAATCTTTCACAGAAGAATTTGTAATGAAAAACAGCGGATTTTCTTTTGACGAATCAGCGGCGATGATCAAATCATTCTTTGCAGAGGTAAAAAGTCCAAGATTTAAATCTATGCTGGGCGAAAATGATAAGGACAATGAAATAACAGCTTCTGTAAAACAATTTTTAAAGAAAGGACTTTCTGGAAAATTAAGCAAAAGAGACGGTGATAAATTCGGATTCCCGGTATTTCCATTAGATTTCAAAGATCCTGCAACAGGAAATATTGCTAAAGGATATAGAGAAAATGGGTATCTGCCTGAAGCCTTCATCAATATGGTTTCGCTTCTGGGTTGGTCTCCTGCAGATGATAAAGAAATCCTGACACTGGAAGAAATGTCTAAAGAATTTGATCTTCATAAAGTACATAAAGCAGGTGCCAGATTCAGTAAGGAAAAATCAGAATGGTTCAATCATCAGTATATTCAAATGAAATCTGACGAAGAACTTCTTGAGATCTTAAAGAATTCAGGTCTTGATCTGTCAGCAGTTTCTGATGAAAAATTAGTAAAGATCATCGGTCTGATGAAAGAAAGAGCTACTTTCCCGAAAGATATTTATGAAAACGGGGAATTTTTCTTCAAAGCTCCGGTCTCTTACGACGAAAAAGCATCAAAAAAAGCTTGGAATGAAGAGACTTCTGCTATTTTAGGAGAATTGGCAGAAAACCTTAACACCACTGAATTTACGTCAGAAGTACTTAAGCAGGTTGTCCACGATTTCGCGGAAAACAAAGGCCTGGGGATGGGAAAAGTAATGATGCCACTCCGTTTATCCTTAGTAGGAGAACTGAAAGGTCCGGACGTTCCAGATATCATGGAACTTATTGGAAAAGAGGAAAGTATCTCCCGAATAAACAATGCTATCAATAATTTTAAATAG
- a CDS encoding acetyl-CoA carboxylase carboxyltransferase subunit alpha produces the protein MEYLSFELPIKDLMDQLQTCSLVGEESGVDVKLACSQIEDKILEKKKEIYQNLTPWQRVQLSRHPDRPYTIDYINGMVDKGSFLELHGDRNFADDPAMIGGLATLDGQKVMIIGTQKGRTTKERQYRRFGMPNPEGYRKALRLMKLAEKFKIPVVTLVDTPGAYPGLEAEERGQGEAIARNIFEMVQLKTPIFTYIIGEGASGGALGIGVGNKVYMLENTWYTVIAPESCSSILWRNWDHKEDAANALNLTPKDALREKFIDGVIEEPLGGAQYDPEVAYLNLKHSILQNIKAFSKFSGQELETQRQEKFIAMGQFKG, from the coding sequence ATGGAATATTTAAGTTTCGAACTTCCTATAAAAGATCTAATGGATCAACTTCAGACATGCTCTTTAGTAGGAGAAGAAAGTGGTGTTGATGTAAAATTAGCATGCAGCCAGATTGAGGATAAGATTTTGGAAAAGAAAAAAGAAATCTACCAGAACCTTACCCCTTGGCAGAGAGTACAACTATCCCGTCATCCGGATCGTCCCTATACTATTGACTATATCAACGGAATGGTGGATAAAGGAAGTTTTCTGGAACTTCACGGAGACAGAAATTTCGCAGACGACCCTGCAATGATTGGCGGTTTAGCTACATTGGATGGTCAGAAAGTAATGATCATAGGAACCCAAAAAGGGAGAACAACCAAAGAAAGACAATACAGAAGATTCGGAATGCCGAATCCTGAAGGATACAGAAAAGCTTTACGACTGATGAAGCTGGCTGAAAAATTCAAAATTCCTGTAGTCACTTTAGTGGATACACCGGGAGCTTATCCGGGATTAGAAGCTGAAGAAAGAGGACAGGGTGAAGCTATTGCCAGAAACATTTTTGAAATGGTTCAGCTTAAAACGCCAATTTTCACTTATATTATTGGTGAAGGAGCAAGTGGTGGAGCTTTAGGAATAGGTGTGGGAAACAAAGTATATATGCTTGAAAATACCTGGTATACCGTAATTGCACCGGAAAGCTGTTCTTCAATCTTATGGAGAAACTGGGATCACAAAGAAGATGCAGCCAATGCATTGAATCTTACCCCTAAAGATGCTTTAAGAGAAAAATTCATTGACGGTGTTATTGAAGAACCACTTGGTGGCGCGCAATATGATCCGGAAGTAGCTTATCTGAATCTGAAACATTCGATTTTACAGAATATCAAAGCTTTTTCAAAATTCTCAGGACAGGAACTTGAAACCCAAAGGCAGGAGAAATTCATTGCGATGGGGCAGTTTAAAGGATAA